From the Billgrantia sulfidoxydans genome, one window contains:
- the flgB gene encoding flagellar basal body rod protein FlgB yields the protein MIDQLEAAFNYHQQALGLRQQRHQVLASNIANADTPNYKARDIDFASELKRAVEHGRSSGGGLSLARTSERHLAGQAMAMPRHELLYRIPDQPSLDGNTVDMDRERTQFADNAVRYQAALTFMNSRIQGLKNAMQPE from the coding sequence ATGATCGACCAGCTCGAGGCCGCCTTTAATTACCACCAGCAGGCGCTGGGCCTGCGCCAGCAGCGCCACCAGGTGCTGGCGAGCAATATCGCCAACGCCGATACGCCCAACTACAAGGCGCGCGACATCGACTTCGCCAGCGAGCTGAAGAGGGCGGTCGAGCACGGGCGGTCGTCAGGCGGCGGGTTATCGCTGGCGCGCACTTCCGAGCGGCACCTGGCGGGGCAGGCCATGGCGATGCCCCGGCATGAGCTGCTCTATCGCATTCCGGACCAGCCGAGCCTGGATGGCAATACCGTGGACATGGACCGCGAGCGTACCCAGTTCGCCGACAATGCGGTGCGCTACCAGGCGGCGCTGACCTTCATGAACAGCCGCATCCAGGGGCTGAAGAACGCCATGCAGCCGGAATGA
- a CDS encoding flagella synthesis protein FlgN translates to MSLAKLLQEQQQRLNGVIDLLRHERTVLAGAHIDGHLLGEIAGRKQALLTKLETSETLRQGVQQRLGYASGAQGARQAAADAGCEHAWLHTLELTREAQRLNALNGKLVELRMEQNTRLLAFIHQAAEKTVYRASGRVAAQSGRINASV, encoded by the coding sequence ATGAGCCTGGCGAAGCTTCTTCAAGAGCAGCAGCAGCGCCTGAATGGCGTGATCGACCTGCTCCGGCACGAGCGCACCGTGCTGGCCGGTGCGCACATCGATGGCCATCTGCTCGGCGAGATCGCCGGGCGCAAGCAGGCGCTGCTGACCAAGCTGGAAACCAGCGAGACGCTGCGCCAGGGCGTGCAGCAGCGCCTGGGCTATGCCAGCGGAGCGCAAGGTGCGCGACAGGCAGCAGCCGACGCCGGCTGTGAGCACGCCTGGCTCCATACCCTGGAGCTGACCCGCGAGGCCCAGCGCCTCAATGCACTCAACGGCAAGCTGGTGGAGCTGCGCATGGAGCAGAACACCCGCCTGCTGGCGTTCATCCACCAAGCCGCCGAGAAGACCGTCTATCGCGCCAGCGGGCGCGTTGCCGCCCAATCGGGACGCATCAACGCCTCGGTCTAG
- the flgM gene encoding flagellar biosynthesis anti-sigma factor FlgM, translated as MKINSQNPLTRPTQTTPREETQPVKGATSAKQQEPGPSAATHLSQKAADTSRDVDMARVEEIREAIREGRLEVRAERIADALIESLAAERRGE; from the coding sequence GTGAAGATCAACAGCCAGAACCCCCTGACTCGCCCGACGCAGACGACGCCGCGCGAGGAGACGCAGCCGGTCAAGGGCGCCACCTCGGCCAAGCAGCAGGAACCCGGTCCGTCGGCCGCCACCCACCTCAGCCAGAAGGCCGCCGACACCTCGCGCGACGTCGACATGGCGCGGGTCGAGGAGATTCGCGAAGCCATTCGCGAGGGGCGACTGGAAGTCCGTGCCGAGCGCATTGCCGATGCCCTGATCGAATCCCTGGCAGCGGAGCGCCGCGGGGAATGA
- the flgA gene encoding flagellar basal body P-ring formation chaperone FlgA, with protein sequence MRLIRLALLLPLTLALLPLPAAATADDTELLQAVHAFLHEQASTLGDELIIELRLPSARLPACESPEPFLARPGDVPLGRVSVGVRCGSDGRQVRYLQADIGALGEYPVLTAPLAAGETVRREHLAMQSGNLAELPNRTLLDIDEIVGQVATRPLSPEQPLQAHQFRSLPLVERNQRVVVEARGAAFRITREGQALEPGAMGDRVRVRFDSREVVTAEVVGEGTLVVDF encoded by the coding sequence ATGCGTCTGATCCGCCTCGCCCTGCTGCTGCCGCTGACGCTGGCCCTCCTGCCGCTGCCTGCGGCGGCCACGGCTGACGACACCGAACTGCTGCAAGCCGTGCATGCGTTCCTGCACGAGCAGGCAAGCACCCTAGGCGACGAACTGATCATCGAGCTGCGTCTGCCATCAGCGAGGCTGCCGGCCTGCGAATCCCCCGAGCCCTTTCTTGCCCGTCCGGGCGACGTTCCCCTCGGGCGCGTTTCCGTAGGCGTACGCTGTGGCAGTGACGGCCGGCAGGTGCGCTACCTGCAGGCCGACATCGGCGCGCTGGGGGAGTATCCGGTTCTCACCGCTCCGCTGGCGGCAGGCGAGACCGTCCGTCGCGAACACTTGGCCATGCAGTCAGGCAACCTCGCCGAGCTGCCGAACCGAACCTTGCTCGATATTGACGAGATCGTCGGCCAGGTGGCGACCCGCCCGCTCAGCCCGGAGCAGCCCCTGCAGGCTCATCAGTTCCGCAGCCTGCCGCTGGTGGAGAGAAACCAGCGCGTCGTGGTCGAGGCCAGGGGCGCGGCGTTTCGCATCACCCGCGAGGGTCAGGCACTGGAGCCGGGAGCCATGGGCGACCGGGTCAGGGTTCGCTTCGACAGCCGTGAAGTCGTGACCGCCGAGGTGGTCGGCGAGGGCACCCTTGTCGTAGACTTCTGA
- a CDS encoding flagellar hook assembly protein FlgD, giving the protein MSNTIDANVVTRMNQGGPAARDASQSADLRNNFMTLLIAQMQHQDPLKPMDNHEMTSQLAQINTVSGIEDLNETLSGITDQMNAGQTLQATGLIGKGVLVPGDRVLLEHGEEGEPHTTPFGIELPQSADNVRVVITNASGQVINRYDIGSAKEGVESFTWDGRTSEGEVAAPGSYRVRIEATSGDMTVDGTTLNYAVVGGVTPPDKNGGVKLDLGAVYGQVGLDQVKQIL; this is encoded by the coding sequence ATGTCGAACACCATTGATGCCAATGTCGTCACGCGCATGAACCAGGGCGGCCCGGCCGCCCGCGATGCCAGCCAGTCTGCCGACCTGCGCAACAATTTCATGACCCTGCTGATTGCCCAGATGCAGCACCAGGATCCGCTCAAGCCGATGGACAACCACGAGATGACCAGTCAGCTGGCGCAGATCAACACCGTCAGCGGCATCGAGGATCTCAACGAGACGCTCTCGGGCATCACCGACCAGATGAACGCCGGCCAGACCCTGCAGGCCACCGGCCTGATCGGCAAGGGCGTGCTGGTGCCGGGCGATCGCGTGCTGCTCGAGCATGGCGAAGAGGGCGAGCCGCATACCACGCCGTTCGGCATCGAGCTGCCCCAGTCGGCCGATAACGTCCGTGTCGTGATCACCAATGCCAGCGGCCAGGTGATCAATCGCTACGACATCGGCTCGGCCAAGGAGGGAGTGGAGTCGTTCACCTGGGATGGCCGTACCAGCGAGGGCGAGGTGGCGGCTCCGGGCTCCTATCGCGTTCGTATCGAGGCCACCAGCGGCGACATGACGGTAGACGGCACCACGCTCAACTATGCCGTGGTCGGTGGGGTGACGCCTCCCGACAAGAACGGTGGCGTGAAGCTGGACCTGGGCGCCGTCTATGGCCAGGTCGGCCTCGACCAGGTCAAGCAGATTCTTTGA
- the flgC gene encoding flagellar basal body rod protein FlgC, with translation MSMFSVFDIAGSAMSAQSQRMNVTASNLANADSVAGPDGEAYRAKQVMFESRLQGGRGIGGVGVRDIVEDPAPLRLEYRPEHPLANEEGYVSMPNVEPVHEMVNMISASRSYQANVEVMNTSKQMMLKTLTLGEG, from the coding sequence ATGTCGATGTTTTCCGTGTTCGATATCGCCGGCTCGGCCATGAGCGCCCAGTCGCAGCGCATGAACGTCACCGCCAGCAACCTGGCCAACGCCGACAGCGTGGCCGGGCCGGACGGCGAGGCCTACCGTGCCAAGCAGGTCATGTTCGAGTCACGTCTGCAGGGCGGGCGGGGCATCGGTGGCGTCGGGGTGCGTGACATCGTCGAGGACCCCGCGCCGCTGCGCCTGGAATACCGCCCCGAGCACCCGCTGGCCAATGAGGAGGGCTACGTGTCGATGCCCAACGTCGAGCCGGTGCACGAAATGGTCAACATGATCTCAGCGTCGCGCTCCTATCAGGCCAACGTCGAGGTCATGAACACCAGCAAGCAGATGATGCTCAAGACACTCACGCTGGGCGAGGGCTGA